The Latilactobacillus sakei subsp. sakei DSM 20017 = JCM 1157 genome includes a window with the following:
- a CDS encoding aspartate carbamoyltransferase catalytic subunit: protein MTNQTAIVSVEQLTNSSVLNLIERAEAFKQGATCELTRPVYAMNLFFENSTRTKTSFEMAERKLGLSVMSFEAETSSVSKGETLSDTLKTVQAIGVDFVAVRHPQNNYYDDLLADPAFHLALANGGDGSGQHPSQCLLDMMTIHEEFGHFDGLKVVICGDLRHSRVAKSNMQLLKRLGAQLYFAGPEEWFTAEFNDYGQHVALDSILDQVDVVMLLRIQHERFDSAETMTDEAFHVKYGLTAQRAAQLKASTIWLHPAPVNRDVEIADELVEAPQSRIFKQMHNGVFMRMAMIEYLLKQKNLIKD from the coding sequence ATGACTAATCAAACGGCGATTGTATCTGTTGAACAACTAACAAATTCATCTGTTTTAAATTTAATTGAACGGGCAGAAGCCTTTAAACAAGGTGCGACTTGCGAATTAACGCGTCCCGTATACGCGATGAACCTCTTTTTTGAAAATAGCACTCGAACCAAAACGAGTTTTGAAATGGCTGAACGCAAACTGGGATTATCAGTAATGTCTTTTGAAGCCGAAACCAGTTCAGTTTCAAAAGGAGAGACACTCAGCGATACCCTTAAGACGGTCCAAGCAATCGGCGTCGATTTTGTCGCTGTTCGTCATCCACAAAACAACTACTACGACGATTTACTCGCCGATCCAGCCTTTCACTTAGCCTTGGCTAACGGTGGGGATGGCAGTGGTCAACATCCATCACAATGTCTACTCGATATGATGACCATTCATGAAGAGTTCGGGCACTTCGACGGTTTGAAAGTCGTTATCTGCGGTGATTTACGCCACTCACGAGTTGCTAAATCTAACATGCAACTTTTAAAACGACTGGGTGCACAACTCTACTTCGCCGGTCCTGAAGAATGGTTTACGGCTGAATTCAACGATTACGGTCAACACGTCGCCCTCGATAGTATCTTAGATCAAGTCGATGTGGTCATGTTACTCAGAATTCAACACGAACGCTTTGATTCAGCCGAAACAATGACCGACGAAGCCTTCCACGTTAAATACGGCCTAACAGCACAAAGGGCCGCCCAATTAAAAGCAAGTACTATCTGGTTACACCCAGCACCAGTTAACCGCGACGTTGAAATCGCCGATGAATTAGTCGAAGCACCCCAATCACGAATTTTTAAGCAGATGCATAACGGGGTCTTCATGCGCATGGCAATGATTGAATACTTATTAAAACAAAAAAATCTCATTAAAGATTAG
- a CDS encoding uracil-xanthine permease family protein, giving the protein MTKSTYRNPDAVLDVNERPTTGKWIGLSIQHMFAMFGSTVLVPILVGLNPGIALFSSGVGTLMYLLITKGKIPAYMGSSFSFIVPMLALMKTTGYPGIAQGTMAVGAVYLIVSVLVSLIGSGWIDKALPPIVVGPIVMVIGLSLAGTAAKQATINAAGNYDLKFFAVAILTLLITIAFNMYLKGFMSLIPVLLGIVSGYIIAVLFGIVDFQPVLNAPWFKVPDFQVPFVTYKPGLYWGAILSMAPIAFVTMTEHMGHIMVLNKLTKRNFFKNPGLHRTLAGDGTASIIAAFVGGPPVTSYGENIGVLAITKVHSVWVLGGAAFFAIIFGFIGKLSALIQSIPAPVIGGISFLLFGVIASSGLRVLIDNQVDFDKKRNLMIGSSILVIGIGNAYLQLGQYQFSGLAIATVLGIAMNLILPQKSKSEIELEAQQND; this is encoded by the coding sequence ATGACAAAATCAACTTACCGCAATCCCGATGCGGTGTTAGACGTAAACGAGCGTCCAACAACCGGGAAATGGATTGGCTTATCCATCCAGCACATGTTCGCCATGTTTGGGTCAACCGTCTTAGTGCCCATCTTGGTCGGCTTAAACCCCGGTATCGCACTCTTTAGTTCCGGGGTCGGCACCCTGATGTACTTATTAATTACTAAAGGAAAGATTCCAGCTTACATGGGCTCGAGTTTCTCATTCATCGTCCCAATGCTCGCTTTAATGAAAACAACTGGTTATCCCGGGATTGCGCAAGGGACAATGGCCGTCGGTGCGGTTTACCTCATCGTTTCTGTCTTAGTAAGTTTAATTGGTTCCGGCTGGATCGACAAAGCCTTGCCACCGATTGTTGTCGGCCCGATTGTCATGGTCATCGGCCTCTCATTAGCCGGTACAGCCGCTAAACAAGCGACAATCAATGCCGCTGGTAACTATGACTTGAAATTCTTCGCAGTCGCTATCTTAACCTTACTAATCACAATCGCCTTTAACATGTATCTCAAAGGCTTCATGAGTTTGATTCCGGTCTTACTCGGGATTGTCTCAGGTTACATCATCGCCGTCTTGTTCGGCATCGTTGATTTCCAACCGGTCTTAAACGCTCCTTGGTTCAAGGTCCCGGATTTCCAAGTGCCATTTGTCACCTATAAACCCGGTCTTTACTGGGGCGCAATCCTCAGTATGGCACCGATTGCGTTTGTTACAATGACGGAACACATGGGCCACATCATGGTCTTAAATAAATTAACGAAACGCAACTTCTTCAAAAATCCTGGTCTTCACCGGACTTTAGCAGGGGACGGAACAGCTTCAATCATCGCCGCTTTTGTTGGGGGCCCTCCTGTCACCAGTTATGGTGAAAACATCGGCGTCTTGGCCATTACTAAAGTTCACAGTGTTTGGGTATTAGGCGGCGCCGCATTTTTTGCCATCATCTTCGGTTTCATCGGTAAACTAAGCGCACTCATCCAAAGCATCCCGGCACCTGTTATCGGCGGGATTAGCTTCTTACTCTTCGGCGTTATCGCCTCAAGTGGGCTCCGGGTCTTAATCGACAACCAAGTCGATTTCGATAAAAAACGGAACTTAATGATTGGCTCATCAATCTTAGTGATTGGGATTGGGAATGCCTACTTACAACTTGGTCAATATCAATTCTCAGGCTTAGCGATTGCAACGGTCTTAGGCATCGCAATGAACCTGATCTTACCACAAAAATCAAAGAGTGAAATCGAATTGGAGGCACAACAAAATGACTAA
- the pyrR gene encoding bifunctional pyr operon transcriptional regulator/uracil phosphoribosyltransferase PyrR gives MVKEVVDSTTMKRVFTRITYEIIEQNKGISDLVFVGIKTRGVFIAERIAKRLEQLEGVTVPVGTLDITLYRDDQHDLNSHNEPQLNGNDIPVDITDKHVILIDDVLYTGRTIRAALDALMDLGRPKKISLAVLVDRGHRELPIRPDFVGKNIPTALNEQIKVAMQEIDEHDGITIEKLN, from the coding sequence ATGGTGAAAGAAGTCGTAGATAGCACAACAATGAAACGTGTTTTTACACGGATTACTTACGAGATTATCGAACAAAACAAGGGGATTTCAGACCTTGTCTTTGTCGGCATCAAAACACGGGGCGTTTTTATCGCTGAACGCATCGCTAAACGTTTAGAACAACTCGAAGGCGTTACGGTACCAGTGGGGACACTTGATATTACACTCTACCGTGATGATCAACATGATTTAAATAGTCATAATGAACCCCAACTAAATGGTAATGACATCCCTGTCGATATTACGGACAAACACGTTATCCTCATCGATGATGTCTTATATACTGGCCGGACAATTCGGGCCGCGCTTGATGCCTTAATGGATCTTGGTCGCCCTAAAAAAATCTCACTCGCTGTTTTAGTCGATCGTGGTCACCGCGAACTACCAATTCGACCTGATTTCGTTGGTAAAAACATTCCAACTGCTCTTAACGAACAAATTAAAGTCGCTATGCAAGAAATTGACGAACATGATGGCATTACCATTGAAAAATTGAATTAA
- a CDS encoding RluA family pseudouridine synthase has product MTEKKEFTITTETGRIDKVLSQLLPDYSRSQIQQWLKKDLVEINGQTSKGNHKVVADEKISVTIPNPVSLDLVPEDIPLDIVYEDDQVLVVNKPQGMVVHPSPGHPNGTLVNALLAHTPLSEINGVFRPGIVHRIDKDTSGLLMVAKTNEAHESLSEQLKAKSNLREYLALVHGNIEEDEGTIDAPIGRSKLDRMKQAIVPDGRPAVTHFEVVERFTDYTLIRCRLETGRTHQIRVHLAYINRPVAGDPTYGPRKTLPGKGQFLHAAVLGFKHPTTGENMRFEAPLPAIFEKTLQELRENN; this is encoded by the coding sequence ATGACTGAAAAAAAAGAATTTACAATTACAACCGAAACCGGCCGGATTGATAAGGTATTAAGCCAATTATTACCTGATTATTCGCGTTCCCAAATCCAACAATGGTTAAAAAAGGACCTCGTTGAAATCAACGGGCAAACTTCTAAAGGTAACCATAAAGTGGTCGCTGACGAAAAGATTAGCGTCACGATTCCGAATCCCGTCTCACTCGATTTAGTACCAGAAGATATTCCTTTAGACATTGTCTATGAAGATGACCAAGTCCTTGTGGTCAATAAGCCACAAGGGATGGTTGTGCATCCTTCACCAGGCCATCCTAATGGGACTTTGGTGAATGCTTTATTAGCACATACACCACTTTCTGAAATCAACGGTGTTTTCCGCCCAGGAATCGTGCATCGAATTGATAAGGATACTTCCGGTTTATTGATGGTCGCTAAGACTAACGAAGCCCACGAATCATTATCAGAACAATTAAAGGCTAAGTCTAATCTCCGTGAATACCTCGCATTAGTGCATGGTAATATCGAAGAAGACGAAGGCACAATCGATGCACCAATTGGTCGTTCAAAACTGGATCGGATGAAACAAGCAATTGTCCCAGACGGTCGCCCAGCGGTCACTCATTTTGAAGTTGTTGAACGCTTTACGGATTATACTTTAATTCGTTGTCGCTTAGAAACGGGCCGGACACATCAAATCCGTGTGCATCTTGCTTATATTAACCGACCAGTAGCCGGCGACCCAACTTATGGTCCTCGGAAGACATTGCCTGGTAAAGGGCAATTCTTACATGCTGCTGTTTTAGGCTTTAAGCACCCAACAACCGGTGAAAACATGCGTTTTGAAGCGCCATTACCAGCCATTTTTGAAAAAACGTTGCAGGAATTACGCGAAAACAATTGA
- the lspA gene encoding signal peptidase II, whose protein sequence is MLLYIILGLLILVGDQLLKGWIVANVSYGALHTVIPNILGLTYVQNDGAAWSMLAGQQWFFYIVTIIAVGVIGYLFYTSERSEKLYRIGLTLMLAGALGNFIDRLHLKYVVDMFQLEFINFPIFNVADTALTCGVICVFIAILLKEKVTHD, encoded by the coding sequence ATGCTACTTTATATTATTTTAGGCCTATTAATCTTGGTGGGTGATCAACTCTTAAAAGGGTGGATTGTCGCCAATGTTAGCTATGGCGCGTTGCACACTGTGATTCCCAACATTCTCGGCCTTACTTACGTCCAAAATGACGGCGCTGCTTGGAGTATGTTGGCTGGTCAGCAATGGTTCTTCTATATTGTTACCATCATCGCAGTAGGTGTTATTGGCTATTTATTTTATACCTCTGAACGATCTGAAAAACTATATCGCATCGGCTTGACGTTAATGTTAGCCGGCGCGTTAGGGAATTTCATAGATCGTTTACATTTAAAATACGTGGTCGATATGTTCCAATTAGAATTTATTAATTTTCCCATCTTTAATGTTGCAGATACCGCCCTCACTTGTGGTGTCATCTGCGTCTTTATTGCCATCTTGTTGAAAGAGAAAGTGACTCATGACTGA
- a CDS encoding formate--tetrahydrofolate ligase, with product MSDIQIAQANEATEMKPITAIAEQIGLQVTDIEQYGPYKAKLNFQAINRLKEKEDGKLILVTSINPTPAGEGKSTVTVGLGDALRQLDQSAVIALREPSLGPVMGMKGGATGGGYAQVVPMADINLHFTGDMHALTAAVNTLAALIDNHLQQGNVLNIDPRRIIWKRALDINDRALRQVVIGLGGPVQGMPRQDGFDITVASELMAILCLATDITDLKNRISKIVIGYNYDREPVTVGDLEVTGAIAMLLKDALKPNMVQTLEHTPALVHGGPFANIAHGCNSILATQTALKLGDIAITEAGFGADLGAEKFLDIKVPQLGKTPDTIVIVATIRALKYNGGVALADLTTENLDALKAGFSNLAKHIANMQRYGVPVVVSVNEFTSDTAAEVQLLQDLCQAMNVTAVPTSVWANGGQGGIELAKAVLEALQQPKAFKPLYDPQADIKSKLTTVVTEIYGGRDVVFEGKAINQLKQIEKNGWAHLPVCIAKTQYSLSDDPKALGAPSDFTIHVRELIPKLGAGFIVAMTGAVLTMPGLPKKPAALNMDVTADGQISGLF from the coding sequence ATGTCAGATATTCAAATCGCACAAGCAAATGAAGCTACGGAAATGAAGCCCATCACGGCAATTGCCGAACAAATCGGGTTACAGGTCACCGATATTGAACAATATGGCCCTTACAAAGCAAAACTTAACTTTCAAGCCATCAATCGGTTAAAAGAAAAAGAAGATGGCAAACTCATTTTAGTCACTTCGATTAATCCGACACCAGCCGGAGAAGGTAAGTCAACCGTTACTGTTGGCCTAGGGGATGCTTTACGCCAACTTGACCAATCAGCAGTCATTGCCTTACGTGAACCTTCATTAGGCCCTGTCATGGGGATGAAAGGGGGCGCGACTGGTGGTGGTTACGCCCAAGTTGTGCCAATGGCTGACATTAATTTACATTTTACAGGCGATATGCACGCCTTAACTGCCGCTGTAAATACCCTAGCAGCCTTAATTGATAATCATCTACAACAAGGGAACGTTTTAAATATCGATCCTAGACGGATTATCTGGAAACGCGCACTTGATATTAACGATCGTGCCTTGCGCCAAGTTGTGATTGGTTTAGGTGGACCAGTACAAGGGATGCCAAGACAAGATGGCTTTGATATTACCGTTGCCAGTGAATTAATGGCGATTCTTTGTTTAGCAACCGACATTACCGATCTCAAAAACCGGATTAGTAAAATCGTGATTGGCTATAACTATGATCGCGAACCTGTGACTGTTGGCGACTTAGAAGTCACCGGGGCCATCGCCATGTTATTAAAAGACGCACTCAAACCGAATATGGTCCAAACCTTAGAACACACACCAGCACTCGTGCATGGTGGCCCATTTGCCAATATTGCCCACGGCTGTAATAGTATCCTAGCGACTCAAACAGCCTTGAAATTAGGCGATATCGCCATTACCGAAGCTGGTTTTGGTGCTGATTTAGGCGCTGAAAAATTCCTCGATATCAAGGTACCACAATTAGGTAAAACACCAGATACCATCGTGATTGTAGCGACCATCCGTGCCTTGAAGTATAACGGTGGGGTAGCCTTGGCCGATTTAACCACTGAAAACTTAGATGCCTTGAAAGCTGGTTTCAGTAATCTAGCCAAACATATTGCGAATATGCAACGCTACGGCGTCCCCGTTGTCGTGTCAGTTAATGAATTTACAAGCGATACGGCTGCCGAAGTCCAATTGCTACAAGATCTTTGTCAAGCAATGAATGTCACTGCGGTCCCAACTAGTGTCTGGGCCAATGGTGGTCAAGGCGGGATTGAACTAGCCAAAGCAGTCTTAGAAGCCTTACAACAACCTAAGGCCTTCAAACCATTATATGATCCACAAGCTGACATCAAATCTAAGTTAACAACCGTTGTAACCGAAATTTACGGTGGCCGCGACGTCGTGTTCGAAGGCAAAGCGATCAATCAACTAAAACAAATTGAAAAAAATGGTTGGGCTCACTTACCGGTCTGCATCGCCAAAACACAATATTCATTATCAGATGATCCTAAAGCACTCGGTGCGCCAAGCGACTTTACAATCCACGTCCGTGAATTGATTCCAAAGCTCGGGGCCGGTTTTATCGTCGCAATGACTGGCGCCGTCTTAACGATGCCCGGATTACCTAAGAAACCAGCCGCACTCAATATGGATGTTACTGCAGACGGCCAAATTAGTGGCTTATTCTAA